From the Purpureocillium takamizusanense chromosome 6, complete sequence genome, one window contains:
- a CDS encoding uncharacterized protein (COG:S~EggNog:ENOG503P3U4) produces MSPNPLPSSLSAAAAPPTHLIVVCCHGIWLGGPSAGHDEAEWLLAPFQAGETPTFVRHIEEGVRAHAADRADSVLVFSGAATRPETQLSEAQSYANVAAQNRYFGHLILPGSESESSPARILLEERALDSFSNVLFSLTLFRARVGAWPAALTVVGHAFKRPRMEAHVAAVGFPAARTRHVGVDPPAIGRVLVAAAAAAAAVATAATAGRDAGGGAEGEDGEGEDEKGEDPRHHPVVRGIRNAEREWRDDPHGRGESLAGKRRGRNVWAAWQGVFERDVTDRGGLETVGEGEEERLVDEARRPWL; encoded by the exons ATGTCGCCAAACCCATTGCCGTCGTCCctcagcgcggcggccgcgcctccTACgcacctcatcgtcgtctgctgcCACGGCATCTGGCTcggcgggccgtcggcgggccacgacgaggccgagtgGCTCCTCGCGCCGTTTCAGGCAGGCGAGACGCCCACCTTTGTGCGGCACATCGAggagggcgtgcgcgcgcacgctGCCGACAGGGCCGACTCTGTGCTCGTGTTTTCGGG cgccgcgacgcgtcCCGAGACGCAACTCTCCGAGGCGCAGAGCTacgccaacgtcgccgcgcagaaCCGCTACTTTGGCCATCTCATCCTGCCCGGGTCGGAGTCAGAGTCGTCACCCGCTCGcatcctgctcgaggagcgcgccctcgactCCTTCTCCAACGTGCTCTTCAGCCTGACCCTCttccgcgcgcgcgtcggcgcctggcccgccgcgctcACCGTCGTGGGCCACGCCTTCAAGCGCCCGCGCATGGAGGcgcacgtcgcggccgtgggcTTCCCCGCCGCGCGGACGCGCCACGTTGGTGTCGATCCTCCGGCCATTGGGCGCGtccttgttgctgctgctgctgctgctgctgccgtcgcgacTGCTGCTACCGCTGGCAGAGACGCCGGTGGGGGAGCGGAGGGtgaggatggggagggggaggacgagaagggggaggacccccgccaccaccccgtgGTGCGCGGGATACGCAACGCGGAGAGGGAGTGGCGCGACGATCCGCACGGCAGGGGCGAGAGCCTCGCGGGcaagaggagggggaggaacGTGTGGGCGGCGTGGCAGGGGGTGTTTGAGCGCGACGTCACGGACAGAGGTGGGCTGGAGACGGTGGgtgaaggggaggaggagaggctcgtcgacgaggcgaggaggccgtgGCTGTGA
- a CDS encoding uncharacterized protein (COG:S~EggNog:ENOG503Q4P1) produces MVYINATLIFGRTFTTLSRASSLETQAPSSQTNAMADGYSTRGLPPAPDVSMRTIPMAGLLVDVYGLDELPADMSTPVTCLWLLHPRTRTRARMADIAKRAVHAWKSRRQPPEEALSPAVARSGSTSSSSSRPTARGLIALAFDMPNHGSRLVSEEANAAWAEGNAQHAVDMAGAVRGAAGDVSALMDLVGAYVGRPAVDAHVALGWSLGGHAAWQAVVGEERLDAAVVIIGCPDLLGLLTDRAAKANLDTGGEPLVGSKYLPPPLTESLSRHDPRGIFFGSAPSPPPPGPTSLSHAATAAAERERLRALLDRHLRGKKLLLCSGGADELVPHARTAPFAAWLADAARGWYADGGLEVQDRVYDGVGHHFSGGMVVDAVEFLVRVVAEGPRTKAARARM; encoded by the exons ATGGTATACATCAACGCAACTCTCATCTTCGGTCGAACGTTCACAACCCTCTCTCGCGCATCATCGCTGGAGACACAGGCCCCTTCATCGCAGACCAACGCCATGGCAGACGGTTACTCCACCAGGGgcctcccgcccgcgcctgaTGTCTCCATGAGGACAATCCCGAtggccggcctgctcgtcgatgTATAcgggctcgacgagctgcccgcgGACATGTCCACGCCGGTGACTTGCCTGTGGTTGCTACACccgcggacgcggacgagggcgcgcatGGCGGATATTGCCAAGCGCGCGGTCCACGCGTGGAAGTCGAGACGGCAGCCGCCGGAGGAGGCGTTGtctcccgccgtcgccaggagcggcagcacgagtagcagcagcagcagaccgACCGCACGGGGGCTCATCGCGCTGGCGTTTGACATGCCCAACCACGGCAGCCGGCTGGTCAGCGAGGAGGCCAACGCGGCGTGGGCCGAGGGCAACGCGCAGCACGCGGTggacatggcgggcgcggtgcgcggggccgcgggcgacgtgaGCGCGCTCatggacctcgtcggcgcgtACGTCGGCAGGCCGGCCGTGGATGCGCACGTCGCGCTGGGATGGAGCCtgggcgggcacgcggcgtggcaggccgtcgtgggcgaggagcgcctggacgcggcggtggtgattATCGGGTGTCCGGATCTCCTGG GCCTCCTGAcggaccgcgccgccaaggctAACCTTgacaccggcggcgagccgctcGTCGGGAGCAAGTACCTACCGCCGCCACTCACCGAGTCCCTCTCACGGCACGACCCGCGGGGCATCTTCTTCGGCAgcgccccctcgccgccgccgccggggccgacgTCCTTgtcccacgccgccacggccgccgccgagcgggagcgcctgcgcgcgctgctggacAGGCACCTGCgcggcaagaagctgctgctgtgctcgGGCGGGGCGGACGAGCTGGTGCCGCACGCGCGGACGGCGCCCTTCGCGGCATGGCtcgcggacgcggcgcgcgggtggtacgccgacggcgggctcgaggtCCAGGACAGGGTGTACGACGGGGTGGGCCACCACTTCAGCGGCgggatggtggtggacgcGGTTGAGTTCCTGGTGAGGGTCGTGGCGGAGGGTCCGAGGACCAaggccgcgagggcgcggaTGTGA
- a CDS encoding uncharacterized protein (COG:S~TransMembrane:9 (n4-15c20/21o36-54i66-89o141-161i173-193o205-224i236-253o273-289i301-322o357-378i)~BUSCO:EOG092640ET~EggNog:ENOG503NZIA) has product MWWFFSVLLSTVFLFSIVLSIPVVFDVGGRDSGLAYSLSLFIYYLAYSAIRLVTPDRSRVGWAVSTTLRLSQWIVIPSLMIWALGQFAVDAGTTNWVERTLGGLLHSKSTSWSEWVFGKDGLLETVMLGSWDKVLRYSGPVFQLLEGFCTLLVIQAVGQITRWLVNRGRSDTWVIILLAFSGSIIASAVYFLWRVAQFPQISNIDATLIGATMTTAVFLCAYGIGSGRGNPVESSLLFAYVVLCVYQIFTDYLPSAGAGGADEGATQPEIPPLPPIIMASYSTLLHILGSLPSAIHSSLTLLYAAFQTITPSVIISLAYRLLVFYSATRIIPSVRDLGARALMQEPDLEDSETANKVLGILSWFSPSILVAVYTSLLLQHFSTSDGPDGWTLRGGDVGGSTWRWINVGLTMVLYGVELYLGTDEQDHWKVD; this is encoded by the exons ATGTGGTGGTTCTTCAGCGTCCTCCTGAGcaccgtcttcctcttcagCATCGTTCTCTCTATCCCCGTCGTCTTCGATGTCGGCGGTCGCGACAGCGGGCTGGCCTACAGCCTCTCGCTCTTCATCTACTACCTCGCCTACTCGGCCATCCGGCTCGTGACCCCCGACCGCTCCCGCGTCGGCTGGGCCGTCTCCACCACGCTGCGGTTGTCGCAGTGGATCGTCATCCCGAGTCTCATGATCTGGGCCCTCGGCCAGtttgccgtcgacgccggcaccACAAACTGGGTTGAGAGGACCCTGGGCGGGCTATTGCACTCCAAGAGCACCAGTTGGTCCGAATGGGTCTTTGGCAAGGATGGCCTGCTCGAGACTGTCATGCTAGGCAGCTGGGACAAAGTCCTGCGTTACTCGGGACCCGTCttccagctgctcgagggctTTTGCACGCTGCTCGTCATTCAGGCCGTCGGCCAGATCACGCGCTGGCTTGTCAACCGCGGGAGGAGCGACACCTGGGTC ATaatcctcctcgccttctcaGGCTCCATCATCGCGAGCGCCGTCTATTTCCTCTGGAGGGTCGCCCAGTTCCCCCAGATTAGCAACATCGACGCCACTCTCATCGGCGCGACCATGACTACGGCCGTCTTTTTGTGCGCCTACGGCATCGGTAGCGGGCGCGGGAACCCTGTCGAGAGCTCGCTGTTGTTTGCCTACGTCGTGCTTTGCGTTTACCAAATATTCACCGACTACCTGCCCTCAGCCGGCGCGGGTGGTGCCGATGAGGGAGCCACACAGCCTGAGATCCCACCGTTaccgcccatcatcatggctTCGTACTCGACACTGCTCCACATCCTCGGGTCGCTCCCCTCCGCCATCCACTCCTCTCTTACGCTTCTCTACGCCGCTTTCCAGACTATCACTCCGTCCGTCATCATCTCCCTCGCTTATCGCCTGCTCGTCTTCTACTCGGCAACACGCATCATCCCGTCGGTGCGAGACCTGGGCGCCCGCGCATTGATGCAGGAGCCCGACCTAGAGGACTCGGAGACGGCCAACAAGGTCCTTGGCATCCTCAGCTGGTTCTCGCCCTCCATCCTGGTTGCCGTGTACACGAGCCTCCTGCTGCAGCATTTTTCCACAAGCGATGGCCCTGACGGCTGGACgctccgtggcggcgacgtgggcggcagcaCTTGGCGCTGGATCAACGTTGGCCTGACGATGGTCCTCTACGGGGTCGAGCTGTACCTCGGCACCGACGAGCAAGACCACTGGAAGGTGGACTAA
- a CDS encoding uncharacterized protein (EggNog:ENOG503NYDR~MEROPS:MER0006204~COG:V) has translation MSFDATLAKAVQDGVIPGAVLLATDRSGKLNYQKVLGRRTLKPGVEDPLRLDTVLTIASMTKLLTTLCVLQLSERGVIALDDDVSEHLPVLAALPVLTGFADDGSPVLVKRDRPMTMRHLLTHSSGAGYLFMDPRLKQFVEYTKPKKPSGTIDELFALPLLHQPGEGWTYGCGITWAGRLVEKLTGQTLGAYMNENIFKRLGISRITFFPQQDPELQGQVSDMTFRQDDGGLRPAPPGLAFFPPLKDCLGGEGAYADLQDYFKVVRSLLVDDEKLLKRETTRLMFQPQLPTQQSRDALRETFEAATWAVGDFSGPKEFDWAYGGLLVVGDKHPIRRKGYLCWSGAANLYWFIDRDAGICGVWGTQVLPPGDETVRPLIGAFERHVYAMANEVVGGNRRMSKW, from the exons ATGTCGTTCGACGCAACTCTAGCCAAAGCCGTGCAAGATGGTGTCATacccggcgccgtcctcctgGCCACCGACCGCTCAG GAAAGTTAAACTACCAAAAAGTCCTGGGCAGGCGAACGCTGAagcccggcgtcgaggacccgCTGCGCCTCGACACCGTACTCACCATCGCGTCCATGACCAAGCTCCTGACCACGCTGTGCGTCCTGCAGCTCTccgagcgcggcgtcattgcgctcgacgacgacgtctccgAGCATTTGCccgtcctcgcggcgctgcccgtCCTGACTGGCTTCGCGGATGACGGGTCGCCGGTCCTCGTGAAGCGCGACAGGCCCATGACGATGCGCCACCTGCTCACGCACAGCTCCGGCGCGGGATACCTCTTTATGGACCCGCGGCTGAAGCAGTTCGTCGAGTACACCAAGCCCAAGAAACCCAGCGGGACCATCGATGAGCTCttcgcgctgccgctcctgCACCAGCCGGGAGAGGGCTGGACCTACGGGTGTGGAATTAcgtgggcaggcaggctggtgGAGAAGCTGACGGGCCAGACTCTCGGCGCATACATGAACGAGAACATCTTCAAACGACTGGGCATCAGCCGCATCACGTTCTTCCCCCAACAAGATCCCGAGCTGCAAGGGCAAGTCAGCGACATGACATTCCGtcaagacgacggcgggctcCGGCCTGCACCCCCGGGCCTTGCCTTCTTCCCGCCGCTCAAGGACtgtctcggcggcgagggcgcctaCGCAGACCTGCAGGATTACTTCAAGGTCGTGCGCTCGCTGCTGGTCGATGACGAGAAGCTGTTGAAGCGAGAGACGACGCGATTGATGTTccagccgcagctgccgACGCAGCAGTCACGGGACGCGCTCCGTGAAACGTTTGAGGCCGCGACCTGGGCCGTGGGCGACTTTTCGGGCCCCAAGGAGTTTGACTGGGCTTacggcggcctgctcgtcgtcggagacAAGCACCCCATTCGGAGAAAGGGGTACCTGTGCTGGAGCGGAGCAGCCAATCTCTACTGG TTCATTGACCGCGATGCTGGCATCTGCGGGGTCTGGGGCACGCAGGTTCTCCCCCCGGGCGATGAGACAGTGCGTCCACTGATAGGAGCTTTTGAGAGGCATGTCTATGCCATGGCTAATGAGGTGGTTGGTGGCAACCGGAGGATGTCAAAGTGGTGA
- a CDS encoding uncharacterized protein (EggNog:ENOG503NYDR~MEROPS:MER0006204~COG:V~SECRETED:SignalP(1-20~SECRETED:cutsite=VIA-LD~SECRETED:prob=0.6892)) yields the protein MTKLLTTLCVLQLSERGVIALDDDVSEHLPVLAALPVLTGFADDGSPVLVKRDRPMTMRHLLTHSSGAGYLFMDPRLKQFVEYTKPKKPSGTIDELFALPLLHQPGEGWTYGCGITWAGRLVEKLTGQTLGAYMNENIFKRLGISRITFFPQQDPELQGQVSDMTFRQDDGGLRPAPPGLAFFPPLKDCLGGEGAYADLQDYFKVVRSLLVDDEKLLKRETTRLMFQPQLPTQQSRDALRETFEAATWAVGDFSGPKEFDWAYGGLLVVGDKHPIRRKGYLCWSGAANLYWFIDRDAGICGVWGTQVLPPGDETVRPLIGAFERHVYAMANEVVGGNRRMSKW from the exons ATGACCAAGCTCCTGACCACGCTGTGCGTCCTGCAGCTCTccgagcgcggcgtcattgcgctcgacgacgacgtctccgAGCATTTGCccgtcctcgcggcgctgcccgtCCTGACTGGCTTCGCGGATGACGGGTCGCCGGTCCTCGTGAAGCGCGACAGGCCCATGACGATGCGCCACCTGCTCACGCACAGCTCCGGCGCGGGATACCTCTTTATGGACCCGCGGCTGAAGCAGTTCGTCGAGTACACCAAGCCCAAGAAACCCAGCGGGACCATCGATGAGCTCttcgcgctgccgctcctgCACCAGCCGGGAGAGGGCTGGACCTACGGGTGTGGAATTAcgtgggcaggcaggctggtgGAGAAGCTGACGGGCCAGACTCTCGGCGCATACATGAACGAGAACATCTTCAAACGACTGGGCATCAGCCGCATCACGTTCTTCCCCCAACAAGATCCCGAGCTGCAAGGGCAAGTCAGCGACATGACATTCCGtcaagacgacggcgggctcCGGCCTGCACCCCCGGGCCTTGCCTTCTTCCCGCCGCTCAAGGACtgtctcggcggcgagggcgcctaCGCAGACCTGCAGGATTACTTCAAGGTCGTGCGCTCGCTGCTGGTCGATGACGAGAAGCTGTTGAAGCGAGAGACGACGCGATTGATGTTccagccgcagctgccgACGCAGCAGTCACGGGACGCGCTCCGTGAAACGTTTGAGGCCGCGACCTGGGCCGTGGGCGACTTTTCGGGCCCCAAGGAGTTTGACTGGGCTTacggcggcctgctcgtcgtcggagacAAGCACCCCATTCGGAGAAAGGGGTACCTGTGCTGGAGCGGAGCAGCCAATCTCTACTGG TTCATTGACCGCGATGCTGGCATCTGCGGGGTCTGGGGCACGCAGGTTCTCCCCCCGGGCGATGAGACAGTGCGTCCACTGATAGGAGCTTTTGAGAGGCATGTCTATGCCATGGCTAATGAGGTGGTTGGTGGCAACCGGAGGATGTCAAAGTGGTGA
- a CDS encoding uncharacterized protein (COG:S~TransMembrane:11 (i91-110o116-141i162-185o205-224i236-258o278-303i315-337o357-376i397-417o423-447i468-491o)~EggNog:ENOG503NUTX): protein MSAEKKVSNTGSGRDLEFAGTTMTTSTRLASMFGGKAVTVGPRIAPVPDWLKVEESSDGDEHSSEAILNRQLASEEDASIQYRTCSWQKTAALLFSEYICLAIMSFPWSYSFLGLVPGLILTIVIAAVVLYTSLIMWEFCLRHPEVRDVCDLGQMLFWGKEWAWWGTALMFVLNNTFIQGLHVLVGAEYINTMTETDKIGGCRTVEFSVAITVICWLASLPRTFSMMSKLGTASALFTFISVLLATIFAGIQGTPAGYAPLTKGEPIVTAIPVHSTTFVQGMAAFLNISYTFIGQITLPSFIAEMRDPREFPKSLWACTIAEILVFCVVGGVIYAYTGNQYVTAPAFGSLHDLYKKVSFSFMIPTIIFLGCLYASVTARFVFFRWFKGSRHLNDHTVVGWGSWAGILLVTWILAFIISQVIPFFSSLLSVMSSLFDSWFGFIFWGVAYFRMRGADRKVGRYRSPTFDWLSMALNVVIILTGIFFLTVGTYASVQGIMDSFAAGEVGGVFSCKSNGL, encoded by the exons ATGTCTGCCGAGAAGAAGGTCTCCAATACCGGCTCCGGCCGCGACCTCGAGttcgccggcaccaccatgacCACCTCAACACGCCTGGCCTCCATGttcggcggcaaggccgtcACCGTGGGCCCGCGAATCGCTCCCGTGCCGGATTGGCTCAAGGTCGAAGAGTcctcggacggcgacgagcactCGAGCGAGGCCATTCTCAATCGCCAGCTCGCCTCCGAGGAAGATGCCTCCATTCAGTACCGCACGTGCAGCTGGCAGAAGACGGCTGCCCTCCTCTTCAGCGAGTACATTTGCCTTGCCATCATGAGCTTCCCCTGGTCCTACtccttcctcggcctcgtacCCGGTCTCATTCTCACAAttgtcatcgccgccgtggttCTCTACACGAGTCTCATCATGTGGGAGTTTTGCCTCCGCCACCCCGAAGTCCGCGATGTCTGCGACCTCGGCCAGATGCTCTTCTGGGGCAAGGAATGGGCCTGGTGGGGTACCGCCCTCATGTTCGTGCTCAACAACACCTTCATCCAGGGGCTCCacgtgctcgtcggcgccgagtACATCAACACCATGACCGAGACGGACAAGATTGGAGGCTGTCGCACCGTCGAGTTTTCTGTCGCCATTACCGTCATCTGCTggctcgcctccctcccacgGACGTTTAGCATGATGTCGAAATTGGGCACCGCCTCGGCTCTGTTCACGTTCATCTCTGTCTTGCTGGCGACAATCTTCGCCGGCATCCAGGGTACGCCCGCTGGCTATGCTCCCTTGACCAAGGGCGAGCCCATTGTCACCGCCATCCCCGTTCACAGCACCACCTTTGTGCAGGGCATGGCGGCCTTCCTCAACATTAGTTACACCTTCATCGGCCAAATCACCCTCCCTAGCTTTATCGCAGAGATGCGTGATCCACG GGAATTCCCCAAGTCACTTTGGGCATGCACCATCGCCGAGATTCTCGTGTTTTgcgttgtcggcggcgtgaTTTACGCTTACACCGGCAACCAATACGTGACGGCACCTGCTTTTGGATCGCTGCACGACCTCTACAAGAAGGTGTCCTTCTCTTTTATGATCCCGACcatcatcttcctcggctGCCTGTACgcctcggtgacggcgcgctTCGTGTTTTTCCGCTGGTTCAAGGGCTCGCGACATCTCAACGACCACACCGTTGTGGGCTGGGGTTCCTGGGCCGGAATCTTGCTGGTGACATGGATCCTCGCGTTCATCATCTCCCAGGTCATCCCGTTCTTCTCTTCGC TTCTCTCGGTCATGTCTTCGTTGTTCGACAGCTGGTTCGGCTTCATCTTCTGGGGTGTTGCCTATTTCCGaatgcgcggcgccgaccgcAAGGTCGGACGGTATCGAAGTCCCACGTTTGACTGGTTATCCATGGCGCTCAATGTCGTCATCATTCTTACCGGGATCTTTTTCCTCACGGTTGGCACGTACGCTAGCGTGCAAGGCATCATGGACTCgttcgcggcgggcgaggttGGAGGCGTCTTTTCTTGCAAGAGCAATGGTTTATAA
- the DES1 gene encoding sphingolipid delta-4 desaturase (EggNog:ENOG503NV6N~COG:I~TransMembrane:6 (i64-83o95-113i125-144o172-194i206-225o231-249i)), translating to MPSSAATTVTKTPKDKAPDAGASGHEADAHDFFWTYTEEPHRTRRLAIIKAHPEITKLCGPEPLTKYVVTGVVALQTFLAWYLHETPFWSLKFWLVAYVVGATANQNLFLAIHEISHNLAFRSPVANRIFAIFANLPIGIPYSASFRPYHLTHHKSLGVDGVDTDLPTALEAFVLDSILGKAFFCTFQIFFYAIRPMTVYRVPLTRVHYLNIAAQLAFDYALVRLTGGPKALLYLLLSSFLAGSLHPVAGHFIAEHYVYETVTPTQRNPDNGVPVPETFSYYGPLNWLTYNVGLHNEHHDFPAVPWTRLPAVYDIAREFYQDLPRHESWSYAIWRFIWDPNVGLNCRVKRKQGGRIVGGAINWKESEIQA from the exons ATGCCCTCGtctgcggcgacgaccgTCACCAAGAcgcccaaggacaaggcgccCGATGCCGGGGCCAGCGGCCATGAAGCCGACGCGCACGACTTTTTCTGGACCTACACCGAGGAGCCGCATCGCACCCGGCGCCTGGCCATCATCAAGGCCCATCCCGAA ATCACCAAGCTGTGCGGCCCCGAACCCCTAACCAAGTACGTCGTCACGGGCGTTGTCGCCCTGCAGACGTTCCTGGCATGGTATCTTCATGAGACGCCCTTCTGGTCGCTCAAGTTCTGGCTCGTGGCCTACGTTGTTGGCGCGACGGCCAACCAGAACCTATTCCTCGCCATCCACGAGATCTCGCACAACCTCGCCTTCCGCAGCCCCGTTGCCAACCGCATCTTCGCCATCTTCGCCAACCTCCCCATTGGCATTCCCTACAGCGCCTCGTTCCGGCCCTACCACCTCACTCACCACAAGTCgcttggcgtcgacggcgtcgacacggACCTGCCCACCGCTCTCGAGGCGTTCGTCCTCGACTCCATCCTCGGCAAGGCCTTCTTCTGCACCTTCCAAATCTTCTTCTACGCCATCCGCCCCATGACCGTCTACCGCGTGCCCCTCACCCGCGTTCACTACCTCAACATTGCCGCTCAGCTCGCCTTCGACTACGCGCTCGTCCGCCTCACTGGCGGCCCCAAAGCGCTCCTATATCTCCTCCTTTCCTCCTTCCTAGCCGGCAGTCTCCatcccgtcgccggccactTCATCGCTGAGCACTACGTATACGAGACGGTCACGCCCACGCAGCGCAACCCGGACAAcggcgtccccgtccccgagACCTTCTCCTACTACGGGCCTCTCAACTGGCTCACCTACAACGTCGGCCTCCACAACGAGCACCACGACTTCCCCGCCGTGCCGTGGACCCGCCTCCCTGCCGTCTACGACATCGCCCGCGAGTTCTACCAGGACCTGCCCCGCCACGAGAGCTGGAGCTACGCCATTTGGCGCTTCATCTGGGACCCCAACGTCGGGCTCAACTGCCGCGTCAAGCGTAAGCAGGGCGGCCGcattgtcggcggcgccatcaacTGGAAGGAGTCGGAGATTCAGGCATGA
- the SCS2 gene encoding phosphatidylinositol-binding protein scs2 (COG:U~TransMembrane:1 (o263-284i)~EggNog:ENOG503P02E), producing the protein MSVDIEPFELSFRRPFTVEVSQTLTIKNPTSTPLAFKVKTTAPKQYCVRPNAGRIEPGQAFDVTVLLQAMKADPPLDTRCRDKFLVQSAPITPEKEFASIAAVLESTDKGQIQERKIRVNWLAPVGSQEPGANQPVLATPNKQSLLNGAHDTPEASRTFSSPKAEAPDSTPLHAPPPYPSDDAREDDEKSDRPKSAVSQAATAVSETAQATYEELKAKLAQAEAQLANLKDSGLRQRTVKTASGEKKLPDTGRVAQAVKQQPVGVPVQMVAILCLLSFLLAYFFF; encoded by the exons ATGTCGGTCGACATCGAGCCTTTCGAGCTGAGCTTTCGGC GCCCTTTCACAGTCGAGGTGTCGCAGACCCTGACAATCAAGAacccgacctcgacgccactCGCATTCAAG GTCAAAACAACCGCCCCGAAACA GTACTGTGTACGACCCAATGCAGGCCGCATCGAGCCTGGGCAGGCCTTTGATGTCACCG TTCTTCTTCAAGCGATGAAGGCGGACCCTCCCCTGGACACAAGATGTCGTGATAAGTTTCTCGTTCAGTCTGCGCCTATCACACCAGAGAAGGAGTTTGCCAGCATTGCTGCAGTG CTTGAGTCGACGGACAAGGGCCAAATCCAGGAGCGCAAGATTCGGGTCAACTGGCTAGCGCCCGTGGGGAGCCAGGAGCCTGGGGCTAATCAGCCCGTACTTGCGACTCCCAACAAGCAATCTTTATTGAATGGG GCGCACGACACGCCGGAGGCCTCGCGCACATTCTCCTCGCCCAAGGCTGAAGCTCCTGACTCGACACCGTTGCACGCCCCGCCACCTTACCCATCCGACGACGCCagggaagacgacgagaagTCAGACCGCCCCAAGTCCGCCGTGTCCCAAGCAGCGACTGCCGTGTCCGAGACGGCCCAGGCGACGtacgaggagctcaaggctAAGCTGGCCCAGGCGGAGGCCCAGCTTGCGAATCTCAAGGACAGCGGCCTTCGTCAACGTACCGTCAAAACCGCCTCTGGAGAGAAGAAGCTGCCCGATACCGGCCGGGTCGCGCAGGCGGTTAAGCAGCAGCCTGTGGGCGTACCCGTTCAGATGGTGGCCATTCTTTGCCTGCTGAGCTTCCTGCTCGCCTACTTCTTCTTCTAA
- a CDS encoding uncharacterized protein (EggNog:ENOG503NZ27~COG:O): MPSDLEQLLEMGFDKARAELAVKKSGGLQGALQFLEDTQDKPLDELQAAQAAADEDEDETKAEIAELETGQARSLVCNECGKRFRNKDLASYHASKTEHTDFSESTDEIAPLTEEEKKNRLEELRQRLQAKRAVQSQQDKEENKRNEKIRQKATRESQDAKEELQRKEQIKEAARKRQEKLEDLEAKKRIKAKIEADKAERRRKAEEAKATREGRAPEAPGSAPPAAAAAGSGLAAATTTKSDRNEARLRLQTGSGNITKTLPADTTLFELAQMVESETGNAVASFMTTFPKRTFEGDVDMSKTLKEAGFVPSAVLIVK, encoded by the exons atgccgtcaGACCTAGAGCAGCTGCTCGAAATGGGCTTCGACAAGGCCCGCGCCGAACTCGCCGTCAAGAAGAGCGGAGGCC TGCAAGGCGCACTGCAGTTCCTCGAGGACACCCAGGACAAGCCTTTGGATGAGCTCCAGGCTGCTCAAgccgccgctgacgaggacgaggacgagaccAAAGCCGAGATCGCCGAGCTGGAAACGGGTCAGGCACGCTCACTTGTCTGCAACGAGTGCGGCAAGCGCTTCCGCAACAAGGACCTGGCCAGCTACCATGCCTCCAAGAC TGAGCACACGGACTTTTCAGAGTCTACAGACGAGATTGCTCCCCTGacagaggaggagaagaagaacagGCTTGAGGAGCTCCGCCAGCGCTTGCAAGCCAAGAGGGCAGTGCAGTCTCAACAGGACAAGGAGGAAAACAAGCGCAATGAG AAAATCCGGCAAAAGGCTACGAGAGAGAGCCAGGATgccaaggaggagctgcagcgcaagGAGCAGATCAAGGAAGCCGCCCGCAAGCGACAGGAGAAGCtggaggacctcgaggccaagaagcgcatcaaggccaagatcgaggccgacaaggccgagcgccgccgcaaggcAGAGGAAGCCAAGGCCACGCGAGAAGGCCGCGCTCCCGAGGCCCCCGGCAGcgcgccccccgccgccgccgccgcgggttccggtctcgccgccgcgacgaccacGAAGAGCGACCGCAACGAGGCGCGGCTACGGCTTCAGACGGGTTCCGGCAACATCACCAAGACGTTGCCCGCCGACACGACCTTGTTTGAGCTGGCGCAGATGGTGGAGAGCGAAACCGGCAACGCGGTTGCGAGCTTCATGACGACCTTTCCCAAGAGGACGTTTGAGGGCGACGTGGACATGTCCAAGACGCTGAAGGAAGCGGGCTTCGTTCCCTCGGCAGTGCTAATTGTCAAGTAA